Proteins from a genomic interval of Niabella soli DSM 19437:
- a CDS encoding VOC family protein: MKDEIFISRIVPNIYSNDLEKSKIFYGSFLNMKIVMDHGWVITFASFKNPLAQVNILDNQGKPALDNARIFLSVEVSDVNKMYKKAKEAHMEIVYPITDEAWGVRRFFVKDPNGATINLVAHKS; encoded by the coding sequence ATGAAGGATGAAATATTTATAAGCAGGATCGTTCCTAATATTTACTCAAACGACCTTGAAAAAAGTAAAATTTTTTACGGAAGTTTTTTAAATATGAAGATCGTAATGGATCACGGATGGGTAATCACTTTTGCCTCCTTCAAGAATCCGCTGGCACAGGTCAATATTTTAGATAACCAGGGCAAGCCTGCATTAGACAATGCGCGTATCTTTTTATCTGTTGAAGTATCGGATGTCAATAAGATGTACAAAAAGGCAAAAGAAGCCCATATGGAAATAGTATATCCTATTACCGATGAGGCCTGGGGGGTGCGCCGTTTTTTTGTAAAAGATCCCAACGGCGCTACTATAAACCTGGTGGCACATAAAAGTTGA
- a CDS encoding GNAT family N-acetyltransferase, which translates to MKDYNLRTGTIKDLDQVRDLAINSWSRFQYELMEENRAQLLSGINNEKTYLGLFDTADCIVCETKDQDIVGMVFLVSSGHPTDIYPGDWCYIRFLTVSPEHEGKGIGRWLTQKCLDKAKSRGEHTIALHTSELMNNARALYENMGFEIVKEIAPRFGKRYWLYKRVL; encoded by the coding sequence ATGAAAGATTATAATTTAAGAACCGGAACTATAAAGGACCTGGACCAGGTAAGAGATCTTGCGATCAACTCCTGGAGCCGGTTTCAGTATGAACTTATGGAGGAAAACCGGGCACAGTTGCTTAGCGGCATCAACAATGAAAAAACCTACCTCGGCCTTTTTGATACTGCAGACTGTATTGTTTGTGAAACAAAGGACCAGGATATTGTTGGTATGGTATTCCTGGTTTCCAGCGGTCACCCCACTGATATCTATCCGGGGGACTGGTGTTATATCCGTTTTTTGACAGTTAGCCCGGAACATGAGGGTAAAGGCATTGGCAGGTGGCTGACACAAAAATGTTTGGATAAAGCTAAAAGCAGGGGCGAGCATACCATTGCCCTGCATACGTCTGAACTAATGAATAATGCCCGCGCACTTTATGAGAACATGGGTTTTGAAATTGTAAAAGAAATAGCGCCCCGATTCGGGAAACGCTATTGGTTGTACAAACGGGTATTATAA